The Niastella koreensis GR20-10 genome includes a window with the following:
- a CDS encoding T9SS type A sorting domain-containing protein, translating into MKTGKLLVISLILFGRLSAQCPTAQGDQTTYGTNDTWIGYVYDNDNFTNYMGYVNEGSPGLMNFDQKFGNVNQITYPTNGCSIQTESFAIRYKLTKNFAPDTYSFTVGGDDGYRFSIDGGNTWLIGDWGGHSYTTRSISVALSGVVNMVIEYYDNGGGNEISFQACGGTTDETLYGSGDVWRGYVYDNPDLTAWKGVVFEGASGNPYFDEGFGGDDVTYNTSNCSIQTSSFSVRYRLKKTFPPSTVNFLVGGDDGYRFSLDGGATWVINNWGDHVYQTGSYSAYLGGTLNMVLEYYENGGANRVSFDINSIVLPAQLQQFSGRVQNEQTLLNWTITLTSNTDHFVVERSADGRAFFSVGQVKASTGVTNAAGARFAFTDPTAFTGTQYYRLRLVDVAGVSTYSESITIKNNITGQARIYPTIIQPNTSLWLQTGKQLDNMTLTITDLMGRRVMQQHTPALSGNQTTSYTLPSLMTKGTYVVQVKDVSGVQLTQKIVVQ; encoded by the coding sequence GTGAAAACTGGTAAACTATTAGTTATCAGCCTGATCCTTTTTGGCAGGCTGTCTGCACAATGTCCCACTGCCCAGGGTGACCAAACCACCTATGGCACCAACGACACCTGGATAGGATATGTCTATGACAACGACAATTTCACCAATTACATGGGCTATGTGAACGAAGGTTCGCCTGGCCTTATGAATTTCGACCAGAAATTCGGTAACGTGAATCAAATCACCTATCCAACCAATGGCTGTTCTATTCAAACCGAAAGTTTCGCCATCCGGTATAAACTCACTAAAAACTTTGCTCCCGATACGTATTCCTTCACTGTAGGTGGAGATGACGGCTATCGCTTTAGCATCGATGGCGGCAACACCTGGCTTATTGGCGACTGGGGTGGTCACTCCTATACCACCCGGAGCATCAGCGTTGCTTTAAGCGGCGTGGTAAATATGGTGATAGAATACTACGACAATGGCGGCGGTAACGAGATCTCTTTTCAGGCCTGTGGCGGCACCACCGACGAAACGCTGTACGGCAGCGGTGATGTTTGGCGTGGATATGTATATGACAATCCGGACCTCACAGCCTGGAAGGGTGTAGTATTTGAAGGCGCCAGCGGCAATCCCTATTTTGATGAAGGTTTTGGAGGTGATGACGTGACCTATAATACCAGTAACTGTTCTATACAAACGAGTAGTTTCAGCGTACGGTACCGGCTGAAAAAAACATTCCCGCCCAGCACTGTTAACTTCCTGGTAGGTGGCGATGATGGCTATCGGTTTAGTTTGGATGGCGGCGCCACCTGGGTCATCAACAATTGGGGCGATCACGTATACCAGACAGGAAGTTATTCTGCTTACCTGGGCGGTACCTTAAACATGGTGCTGGAGTATTATGAGAATGGCGGCGCCAACCGGGTAAGCTTTGATATCAACTCCATAGTACTGCCCGCTCAGTTACAACAATTCAGTGGCCGGGTGCAAAATGAGCAAACTCTGCTAAACTGGACCATTACCCTTACCAGCAATACCGATCATTTTGTTGTAGAAAGAAGTGCCGATGGCCGCGCGTTTTTTAGTGTGGGCCAGGTGAAAGCATCAACTGGTGTAACCAATGCTGCCGGCGCCCGGTTCGCCTTTACTGACCCCACCGCCTTTACCGGCACGCAATATTACCGGCTGCGACTGGTTGATGTGGCTGGTGTAAGTACCTATTCAGAGTCTATCACTATAAAGAATAACATTACCGGCCAGGCAAGAATATATCCAACAATCATTCAGCCCAATACATCTTTGTGGTTGCAAACCGGCAAACAGCTCGATAACATGACCCTCACCATTACCGATTTGATGGGCCGCAGGGTTATGCAACAACATACTCCGGCATTGTCAGGTAATCAAACAACCAGTTATACATTACCATCACTGATGACAAAAGGAACATATGTTGTTCAGGTGAAAGATGTTTCAGGAGTGCAGCTTACGCAGAAAATTGTAGTTCAATAG
- a CDS encoding DUF1624 domain-containing protein, translating to MDQLPAVKKRIQSIDVLRGIVMIIMALDHVRDYFHSDSFQHDPLDPATTTPFLFFTRFITHFCAPTFVFLAGTSAYLIGLKKTKAALSSFLLKRGLWLVLIEVVVISLAWTFNPLYNTIIFQVIWAIGISMVLLGLAVRLPYGVIFALGALIVLGHNLLDYPEAAHNHNVPFIWDLLHDGRFDNVTLFPQHSLVIAYAFAPWTGIMLMGYCAGKLFTPTVDTIKRQKALVGIGLGLIVLFVALRLLNGYGNPLPWTPQKTGMATFLSFMNVHKYPPSLMYMCITLGPSLLMLALLENVQNRFTDFVKVFGRVPFFYYVLHLYLIHILTVIAFYASGYGTKDIVGQSPFFFRPLTFGYSLGVVYLIWIGVVLALYPLCRWYNKYKSTHSQWWLSYL from the coding sequence ATGGACCAACTACCTGCAGTAAAGAAGCGGATACAGTCTATTGACGTGTTACGCGGCATTGTGATGATCATTATGGCGCTTGACCACGTGCGGGATTATTTTCACAGTGATTCATTTCAACACGATCCACTCGATCCTGCTACTACCACCCCGTTTTTATTTTTCACCCGTTTTATCACGCATTTTTGTGCGCCTACTTTTGTATTTCTGGCCGGTACTTCGGCCTACCTGATCGGGTTGAAAAAAACAAAGGCGGCGCTCAGCAGTTTTTTATTAAAGCGGGGTTTGTGGCTGGTCCTGATCGAAGTGGTGGTAATTTCCCTGGCCTGGACTTTTAACCCGCTTTATAACACCATCATTTTCCAGGTAATCTGGGCCATCGGCATCAGCATGGTATTGCTGGGGTTGGCAGTACGGTTGCCCTATGGAGTTATTTTTGCTCTTGGCGCTTTGATTGTACTGGGTCATAATTTGCTCGACTATCCCGAAGCTGCCCATAACCATAATGTACCCTTTATCTGGGACCTGTTACACGATGGGCGGTTTGATAATGTTACTTTATTCCCACAGCATTCGCTGGTTATTGCGTATGCTTTTGCGCCCTGGACGGGCATTATGCTTATGGGATATTGTGCCGGTAAATTATTTACCCCAACTGTTGATACCATTAAAAGACAAAAAGCCCTGGTGGGTATAGGACTGGGACTGATCGTTTTATTTGTGGCGCTGCGCTTGTTAAATGGCTATGGCAATCCATTGCCCTGGACACCGCAGAAAACCGGCATGGCCACTTTTCTGTCGTTTATGAATGTGCACAAGTACCCCCCTTCTTTAATGTACATGTGCATTACGCTGGGGCCCTCGCTGCTTATGCTGGCATTGCTCGAGAATGTACAGAACCGTTTTACTGATTTTGTGAAAGTGTTTGGACGGGTGCCGTTCTTTTACTATGTACTGCATTTGTACCTGATCCATATCTTAACAGTAATTGCCTTTTATGCTTCAGGTTATGGCACCAAAGATATTGTTGGCCAATCGCCTTTCTTCTTCAGGCCTTTGACATTTGGCTATAGTTTGGGTGTGGTATACCTGATCTGGATTGGTGTTGTGCTGGCATTGTATCCCTTATGCCGGTGGTATAATAAATATAAAAGCACCCATAGTCAGTGGTGGTTGAGTTACTTATAA
- a CDS encoding gluconokinase has product MHVIIGVDIGTSGTKAIAFTHEGQVTGNAYVSYNPLVGAPGYHELDPEVLFSAVITCIQQVVKGISGPVAGVSFSAAMHSLIAVDGNGEPLTNVITWADARSAEYAEALKQSPADKEIYKNTGTPVHPMSPLCKIMWLRNNQSHIFAVTHKFISIKEFVFYRFFKQYLVDHSVASATGLFDIYKKTWYAPALQAAGITSDKLSQPVSATYMVKGLAAKYAKQLGIDANTPFIIGASDGCLANLGSNATHPGDLSVTIGTSGAVRMIANKPAYDKQERIFNYILTDELYVSGGAINNGVVLLKWYTEHFLKKPFSSGGDLSWFVQQAEQAPAGADGLLFLPYILGERAPVWDANAKGVFVGIHSGHTQAHFMRAIIEGINYALYQVAASVQETVGAIQHIYASGGFINSPLWLQWLTDLFGKEINLINSDDASSVGAALLGFQALGIMKTDDTSRIFHIQQQYNPNMELHARYQLYYKVYAGLYNKLKDDFQTLNNIRLSGL; this is encoded by the coding sequence ATGCATGTTATCATCGGCGTTGATATTGGAACATCAGGCACCAAAGCGATTGCATTTACCCACGAAGGACAGGTTACCGGCAATGCGTATGTGTCGTATAACCCGCTGGTAGGGGCGCCCGGCTATCATGAGCTGGATCCCGAAGTACTGTTCAGTGCCGTTATAACCTGTATTCAACAGGTGGTAAAAGGCATCTCCGGGCCCGTAGCGGGCGTTAGTTTCAGCGCCGCCATGCACAGCCTGATCGCAGTAGATGGTAATGGCGAACCGCTTACCAACGTTATTACCTGGGCCGATGCCCGCAGTGCCGAATATGCCGAAGCATTAAAACAATCCCCTGCCGATAAAGAGATCTATAAGAATACCGGCACCCCGGTTCATCCCATGTCGCCCCTGTGCAAGATCATGTGGCTGCGCAATAACCAGTCGCACATTTTTGCAGTTACGCACAAGTTCATTTCCATCAAGGAGTTTGTTTTTTACCGCTTCTTCAAGCAATACCTGGTCGATCATTCCGTTGCTTCAGCCACCGGCCTGTTTGATATTTATAAAAAGACCTGGTATGCACCTGCGTTGCAGGCGGCCGGTATTACCAGCGATAAATTATCACAACCTGTATCTGCCACTTATATGGTAAAAGGGCTGGCAGCAAAATATGCCAAACAGTTGGGCATAGATGCAAACACCCCTTTTATTATTGGCGCCAGTGATGGCTGTTTGGCCAACCTCGGCAGCAATGCCACTCATCCCGGCGATCTGTCGGTAACCATTGGCACCAGCGGCGCCGTGCGCATGATTGCCAATAAACCGGCCTATGATAAACAGGAACGCATTTTCAATTATATCCTTACCGATGAATTGTATGTATCTGGCGGCGCCATCAACAATGGGGTGGTATTGCTGAAATGGTATACAGAACATTTTTTGAAAAAGCCATTTTCGAGCGGAGGCGATCTCAGCTGGTTTGTGCAACAGGCGGAGCAGGCGCCCGCCGGCGCAGATGGACTTTTGTTTTTGCCCTATATTTTAGGCGAACGTGCTCCGGTATGGGACGCCAATGCAAAGGGTGTTTTTGTAGGGATACATAGCGGCCATACGCAAGCGCATTTTATGCGTGCCATTATCGAAGGTATTAACTATGCGTTGTACCAGGTAGCGGCATCGGTGCAGGAAACGGTGGGGGCCATACAACACATTTATGCCAGCGGCGGGTTTATCAACTCACCATTATGGCTACAATGGTTAACCGATTTGTTTGGAAAAGAGATCAATCTTATAAACAGCGATGATGCCTCCTCAGTAGGTGCTGCGCTCCTGGGTTTTCAGGCATTGGGTATTATGAAAACTGATGATACGTCCCGCATTTTCCACATTCAGCAGCAATATAACCCCAATATGGAGCTGCATGCGCGCTATCAATTGTATTACAAAGTATATGCAGGTCTTTATAATAAGTTAAAGGATGATTTTCAAACACTAAATAATATTCGCCTTTCCGGTCTTTAA